In a genomic window of Streptomyces noursei ATCC 11455:
- a CDS encoding metallophosphoesterase family protein, translating into MARAARSRTSPPDPPGRPRLRLPGPRRRPAVRDRSGAAGRPPSALRRRVRRPAPDSTLAPPTRSYTRALGLLSVSLFGAWLGLLLLGDVRAPVGPMDTTMALRPALTGGTRITVPPLGALELDSHRAPVRLDVAVDRLDPVRSAALVDHPERFAGLQQQVTRDVLRGAAGLVVTSCAAVAGGATALGLVVYRRPRRALAAGGLALTLLTASGAAAYATWNPKSVLEPRFSGLLSSAPSVVGTARSIVSEFDVYQKELARLVTNVSKLYDAASTLPAYRPDPTTLRVLHVSDIHLNPASWHIIASLVKQYRIDVIIDTGDTMDHGSAAENHFLDPVATLGAPYVWVRGNHDSRTTQRYLAGRRHVTVLDDGRITQVAGVRIAGVGDPQFTPDRSAVAAGDAAERTAGGRLADALRTQRLAGTPVDIALAHNPTAAAEADGLVPLALAGHLHQRVISTLPQGTRLMVEGSTGGGGLRAVQDKQPAPVQASVLYLDRTTRRLQAWDEITLGGLGLTRAEVSRHLPRENQPGAPDGTPSPGRSATPSDRPG; encoded by the coding sequence ATGGCCCGCGCCGCGCGCTCCCGGACATCGCCCCCCGACCCGCCAGGCCGCCCCCGCCTCCGTCTGCCCGGCCCCCGCCGCCGCCCCGCCGTACGCGACCGGTCCGGCGCCGCGGGACGGCCGCCCAGCGCCCTCCGCCGCCGCGTCCGCCGTCCGGCCCCGGACAGCACGCTCGCGCCGCCCACACGCTCGTACACCCGGGCCCTCGGCCTGCTATCCGTCAGCCTGTTCGGCGCCTGGCTGGGGCTGTTGCTCCTCGGCGACGTCCGGGCGCCGGTCGGCCCGATGGACACCACCATGGCGCTGCGCCCCGCGCTGACCGGCGGCACCCGGATCACCGTCCCGCCCCTGGGCGCCCTCGAACTGGACAGCCACCGCGCCCCCGTCCGTCTCGACGTCGCCGTCGACCGGCTGGACCCGGTCCGCTCCGCCGCGCTGGTGGACCACCCGGAGCGCTTCGCCGGACTCCAGCAGCAGGTCACCCGAGACGTGCTGCGCGGCGCCGCCGGCCTGGTGGTGACCTCCTGCGCCGCGGTCGCCGGCGGCGCCACCGCGCTGGGCCTGGTCGTCTACCGCCGCCCGCGGCGCGCCCTGGCCGCCGGCGGCCTCGCGCTGACCCTGCTCACCGCCTCCGGGGCCGCCGCGTACGCCACCTGGAACCCCAAGTCCGTACTGGAACCGCGGTTCTCCGGACTGCTCTCCTCGGCCCCGTCCGTGGTCGGCACGGCGCGCAGCATCGTCAGCGAATTCGACGTCTACCAAAAGGAGTTGGCGCGCCTGGTCACCAACGTCAGCAAGCTCTACGACGCCGCCTCGACGCTGCCCGCCTACCGGCCGGACCCGACCACCCTCCGCGTCCTGCACGTCTCCGACATCCACCTGAACCCGGCCAGCTGGCACATCATCGCCTCCCTGGTGAAGCAGTACCGGATCGACGTGATCATCGACACCGGCGACACCATGGACCACGGTTCGGCCGCCGAAAACCATTTCCTGGACCCGGTCGCCACCCTCGGCGCCCCGTACGTGTGGGTCCGCGGCAACCACGACTCGCGCACCACCCAGCGCTACCTGGCCGGCCGCCGGCACGTCACCGTCCTCGACGACGGCCGGATCACCCAGGTGGCCGGGGTGCGCATCGCGGGCGTCGGCGACCCGCAGTTCACCCCGGACCGCTCGGCGGTCGCGGCCGGCGACGCGGCCGAGCGCACCGCCGGCGGCCGACTCGCCGACGCGCTGCGCACCCAGCGGCTGGCCGGCACCCCGGTCGACATCGCGCTGGCCCACAACCCGACCGCGGCGGCGGAGGCGGACGGCCTGGTCCCGCTGGCCCTGGCGGGCCACCTCCATCAGCGCGTGATCAGCACGCTCCCCCAGGGCACCCGGCTGATGGTCGAGGGCTCCACGGGCGGCGGCGGGCTGCGCGCCGTCCAGGACAAGCAGCCCGCGCCCGTCCAGGCGTCGGTGCTCTACCTGGACCGCACCACCCGACGGCTCCAGGCGTGGGACGAGATCACGCTGGGCGGGCTGGGGCTGACGCGCGCCGAGGTCAGTCGACACCTGCCCCGCGAGAACCAGCCCGGGGCACCGGACGGCACCCCGTCCCCGGGCCGGTCGGCGACACCCTCCGACCGGCCCGGGTAA
- a CDS encoding metallopeptidase family protein — MLEMTREEFEELVAEALDRIPPELTRLMDNVAVFVEDEPPADDPDLLGLYEGTPLTDRGEWYAGVLPDRITVYRGPTLRMCDTKEDVVAETEVTVVHEIAHHFGIDDARLHALGYG; from the coding sequence GTGCTGGAAATGACGCGCGAGGAGTTCGAGGAACTGGTCGCCGAGGCGCTGGACCGGATCCCGCCGGAGCTGACCCGGCTCATGGACAACGTGGCGGTCTTCGTCGAGGACGAGCCCCCGGCCGACGACCCCGACCTGCTCGGGCTCTACGAGGGGACCCCGCTCACCGACCGCGGCGAGTGGTACGCGGGTGTCCTGCCGGACCGGATCACCGTCTACCGGGGGCCGACGCTGCGGATGTGCGACACGAAGGAAGACGTGGTCGCGGAGACGGAGGTGACGGTCGTTCACGAGATCGCCCATCACTTCGGCATCGACGACGCGCGGCTGCACGCGCTCGGCTACGGCTGA